A part of Candidatus Electrothrix aestuarii genomic DNA contains:
- the alr gene encoding alanine racemase: MRQQRGADIADLYHRSAAVVDLACISHNLQVVQKKAPGRKIIAMVKANAYGHGLVRVAEHLAAEGVDYLGTAFVEEALELRKAGLTVPIITSGPFSKFQIGLFIENNIDLTIASVDALQHIREAAEFYGKRVNIHLKVDTGMMRIGIRHSNTDKLFTAALQAEKYLNLVSIFSHFADADNPDLSFTQLQLERFHEATRFFDNENRPSPLLQIANSAAIMRMQDSQLDMVRPGIMLYGYHPSPASAAEAELLPALSLRAKIMYFKVVLAENSIGYGRTWTPSKNCRVVTIPVGYGDGYSRGLSNKGQVLLRGKRYPVVGGVCMDQTMIGIGDGEAYIGEEVQLIGKQREESIGADELAAQLGTISYEVLTNISARVPRIYINEKRLKRPC, translated from the coding sequence TTGAGGCAGCAAAGAGGAGCAGACATCGCCGACCTTTATCATCGCTCCGCAGCCGTGGTCGATCTGGCTTGTATCAGCCATAACCTCCAGGTCGTCCAGAAAAAAGCCCCTGGCAGAAAAATCATTGCGATGGTCAAGGCTAATGCCTACGGACACGGGTTGGTGCGGGTTGCGGAACACCTTGCTGCGGAAGGCGTGGATTATCTGGGCACCGCCTTTGTCGAAGAAGCCCTGGAGTTGCGCAAAGCAGGGCTTACCGTGCCCATCATCACCTCGGGTCCCTTTTCAAAATTCCAAATCGGCCTGTTCATAGAAAATAATATTGATCTGACCATCGCCTCGGTGGATGCCTTGCAACACATCCGAGAAGCTGCCGAGTTCTATGGCAAGCGGGTCAATATCCACCTGAAGGTGGATACCGGCATGATGCGAATCGGGATACGGCATTCCAATACCGACAAGCTCTTTACCGCAGCCTTACAAGCGGAAAAATACCTGAACCTGGTCTCTATTTTTTCCCATTTTGCCGATGCAGATAATCCGGATCTCTCCTTTACCCAGCTTCAGCTGGAACGTTTTCACGAGGCAACCCGCTTCTTTGACAACGAAAACCGCCCCTCTCCTCTCCTCCAAATTGCCAATTCCGCCGCCATCATGAGGATGCAGGACAGTCAGCTCGACATGGTCCGGCCAGGGATTATGCTGTACGGCTATCATCCTTCGCCCGCCTCAGCAGCCGAGGCAGAGCTGCTTCCCGCCCTTTCGCTCAGGGCAAAGATCATGTATTTCAAGGTCGTACTGGCCGAGAACTCTATCGGTTACGGCAGGACCTGGACTCCCAGCAAAAACTGCCGGGTTGTCACCATCCCGGTAGGGTACGGTGACGGCTATAGCCGTGGCCTTTCCAATAAAGGACAGGTGCTGCTGCGTGGGAAAAGATATCCGGTGGTGGGGGGCGTTTGTATGGATCAGACCATGATCGGAATTGGGGATGGGGAGGCCTATATCGGGGAAGAGGTGCAGCTTATTGGCAAGCAGCGTGAGGAGAGCATCGGTGCTGATGAACTTGCTGCCCAGCTCGGCACGATCAGCTATGAGGTTCTGACCAATATCAGCGCAAGGGTGCCGAGGATTTATATCAATGAGAAGAGGTTAAAACGACCTTGCTGA
- a CDS encoding two-CW domain-containing protein: MKKKLNCWEVKKCGREPGGDKVAELGVCPVAEEGRAEGIHGGEKGGRCCWAITGSLCRGELQGDYAKKFGDCKSCDFYEMVKREEMPQFKLGLTILKEIKEKSS, encoded by the coding sequence ATGAAAAAAAAATTAAACTGCTGGGAAGTAAAAAAATGTGGACGTGAGCCAGGAGGCGATAAGGTTGCTGAACTTGGAGTATGTCCTGTTGCTGAAGAAGGAAGGGCAGAGGGAATTCATGGTGGCGAAAAGGGCGGACGTTGTTGCTGGGCCATAACAGGCTCTCTCTGTCGGGGAGAGCTGCAGGGGGATTATGCGAAGAAGTTTGGTGATTGCAAAAGTTGTGATTTCTATGAAATGGTGAAGCGGGAGGAAATGCCGCAGTTTAAACTGGGCTTGACTATTTTGAAAGAGATAAAAGAGAAGTCCTCCTGA
- a CDS encoding transposase, whose amino-acid sequence MFTIPQELRKIIFSDRMLIKIMMDCASKAAVEVLQSKGVDAVPGILLVVHTFGRDLKFNPHVHMLMTEGGLTSSNQWVDIPFLPYGLLRKKWQYYLLTEIKASLPQTKENVRFIDYLFKSQRNGFYVNGKSKMTSARHAARYIGRYMARPALAEHKITNYDGEEVTFWYIDHKTEVKVTEAIPAKEFIQRLIDHIPLKGFKMVRHYGLYSRRTKTIAIEILMDCKRFIQKTFEFMKSDSRSLSWRERLVQSFGKDPLTCPNCKEKMFLWRIWHPDYGDIFDLSRDGPFVESKSKQECNKRNSSGRQVKWIPQLLPF is encoded by the coding sequence GTGTTTACCATTCCACAAGAACTCCGAAAGATAATTTTTAGTGATCGTATGCTGATCAAGATTATGATGGATTGTGCTTCAAAAGCGGCTGTGGAAGTACTTCAAAGTAAAGGAGTTGATGCTGTTCCGGGAATTCTATTAGTTGTCCATACGTTTGGAAGAGATCTTAAGTTTAATCCGCATGTCCATATGTTAATGACAGAAGGAGGATTAACATCTTCCAATCAGTGGGTTGATATTCCATTTTTGCCATATGGTCTGCTTAGAAAAAAATGGCAATATTATTTGCTGACTGAAATAAAGGCTAGCTTGCCGCAAACAAAAGAAAATGTAAGATTCATAGATTACCTGTTTAAAAGCCAACGTAATGGTTTTTATGTAAATGGTAAAAGCAAGATGACATCAGCAAGACATGCAGCTCGATATATTGGTCGCTATATGGCTCGTCCAGCATTGGCAGAGCACAAGATAACGAATTACGATGGTGAGGAAGTAACATTTTGGTATATTGATCATAAAACAGAAGTTAAAGTTACCGAAGCGATTCCAGCCAAAGAGTTCATACAACGATTAATTGACCATATCCCGCTAAAGGGATTCAAGATGGTCCGCCATTATGGGTTATATTCTCGACGTACAAAAACAATCGCGATAGAGATTTTGATGGACTGTAAACGTTTTATCCAGAAGACTTTTGAATTCATGAAAAGTGATTCAAGGTCATTGAGCTGGAGAGAGCGTCTAGTACAGAGTTTCGGGAAAGATCCGTTAACATGTCCAAACTGTAAAGAAAAAATGTTTTTATGGCGGATTTGGCATCCTGACTATGGAGATATCTTTGATCTGAGCAGAGACGGACCTTTTGTGGAAAGCAAGAGTAAACAAGAATGCAACAAGAGAAACTCTTCGGGTCGGCAGGTTAAGTGGATACCGCAATTGCTTCCGTTTTAA
- the mqnB gene encoding futalosine hydrolase — protein MGILVTAATEMEMQAFLDAGGDQQGIYRLITGIGPVETTLSLARALQQQAEIRCVLNFGIAGAYMENDSPVQAGLLDLCLAEQEVLGDLGIQLADKVERFRDDLPVQDSFVLDSDLLALAGGMLREEGISFLQGVFVTVNCASGTLLRGNQLGRQFHGLCENMEGAAVARVCAEFSLPCLEVRCISNMVEDRNRENWRIQEACAEAGRAAAVLVAGLKTG, from the coding sequence ATGGGCATATTGGTGACAGCGGCAACGGAAATGGAGATGCAGGCCTTTCTTGATGCTGGTGGTGATCAGCAAGGGATATATCGGCTCATCACAGGGATTGGGCCGGTGGAGACCACCCTTTCTCTGGCAAGGGCTCTTCAGCAGCAGGCTGAGATACGTTGCGTGCTCAATTTTGGTATTGCCGGAGCATATATGGAAAATGATAGTCCGGTTCAGGCCGGGCTCCTTGATTTGTGCCTTGCGGAACAGGAAGTTTTGGGGGACCTCGGGATTCAGTTGGCAGATAAGGTGGAAAGATTTAGGGATGATTTACCAGTTCAGGATAGTTTTGTTCTGGATTCTGATCTGCTGGCTTTAGCGGGAGGAATGTTGCGTGAGGAGGGTATTTCCTTTTTGCAGGGTGTCTTTGTTACGGTGAACTGTGCCAGCGGGACCTTGCTGCGGGGAAATCAGCTGGGACGCCAGTTTCACGGGCTGTGCGAAAATATGGAAGGGGCAGCTGTGGCACGGGTTTGTGCGGAATTTTCCCTGCCTTGCCTGGAGGTCCGTTGCATCAGCAATATGGTTGAGGATCGCAATCGGGAGAATTGGCGGATTCAGGAGGCTTGTGCTGAAGCGGGTAGGGCTGCTGCGGTTCTTGTGGCGGGGCTGAAGACGGGCTGA